The proteins below are encoded in one region of Hyalangium gracile:
- a CDS encoding sulfatase-like hydrolase/transferase — translation MGPGRGGGARGGWFLARKDTGRHHPLVVIIGVDAFRPDRLRALGGSGEVAPNLDRFVAEDATLFTRAYTPIAQTEPAWRSLLTARWPHRTGVRYSLAAESRHVSAPTFAQRFAEAGWRTVFATDCSRFHFEGPDSGFTTRLQPPRGAVNFLLEKLRYRAVGLFADNRLGAAWLPEFIDNRALAGIHDPVGYAERLSERLVSEAGQGPTLFAFHATAAHFPGDPTYPFYRRFVPPSEPLERRLRMHFSPVVPGAAGGAGSWSRSGAEGLYDELLAQADAQVGQLFAALRKSGRYDDALILVLSDHGESFHADRPELAGATSVHGARLSEEENRVLLAVKLPGWSRELAQVDTLVRLIDIGPTLLERFELPALPGDVDGVSLMPLLRGEPFLPSPLYAETGFTHVSPEVFDAGHWPGAPRSFDTYRIRPDGVVEVEGAAHEAMVREKDRGAFDGQRWLVDRPRADGTVQRACSGECEQTAVLSSWLDAVLTRAP, via the coding sequence GTGGGCCCTGGGCGGGGTGGCGGTGCTCGCGGGGGATGGTTCCTCGCCCGGAAGGACACAGGCCGGCACCACCCGCTCGTCGTCATCATCGGCGTGGATGCGTTCCGCCCGGATCGGCTCCGAGCGCTCGGAGGCAGCGGCGAGGTGGCGCCGAACCTCGATCGCTTCGTGGCGGAGGACGCCACGCTCTTCACCCGCGCGTACACGCCCATCGCCCAGACGGAGCCCGCCTGGCGCTCCCTGCTCACCGCGCGCTGGCCGCACCGCACGGGCGTGCGCTACTCGCTGGCCGCCGAGTCCCGCCACGTCAGCGCCCCCACCTTCGCCCAGCGCTTCGCGGAGGCCGGCTGGCGCACCGTGTTCGCCACGGACTGCTCGCGCTTCCACTTCGAGGGGCCGGACTCCGGCTTCACCACGCGCCTGCAGCCGCCCCGCGGCGCGGTGAACTTCCTGCTGGAGAAGCTGCGCTACCGGGCCGTGGGCCTGTTCGCCGACAACCGGCTCGGCGCCGCGTGGCTGCCCGAGTTCATCGACAACCGCGCCCTGGCCGGCATCCATGATCCGGTGGGCTACGCGGAGCGGCTCTCCGAGCGGCTCGTCTCCGAGGCGGGCCAGGGGCCCACGCTGTTCGCCTTCCACGCCACGGCGGCGCACTTCCCGGGGGACCCCACCTATCCCTTCTACCGGCGCTTCGTGCCGCCCTCCGAGCCGCTCGAGCGCCGGCTGCGCATGCACTTCTCCCCGGTGGTGCCGGGCGCCGCAGGAGGCGCCGGGAGCTGGAGCCGCTCGGGCGCGGAGGGCCTCTATGACGAGCTGCTCGCGCAGGCGGACGCGCAGGTGGGCCAGCTCTTCGCCGCGCTGAGGAAGTCCGGGCGCTACGACGATGCGCTCATCCTCGTGCTCTCGGACCATGGCGAGAGCTTCCACGCGGACCGGCCGGAGCTGGCCGGAGCCACCTCCGTGCACGGCGCCCGGCTCTCGGAGGAGGAGAACCGCGTGCTGCTGGCGGTGAAGCTCCCGGGATGGAGCCGCGAGCTCGCCCAGGTGGACACGCTGGTGCGCCTCATCGACATCGGGCCCACGCTGCTGGAGCGGTTCGAGCTGCCGGCGCTGCCGGGCGACGTGGACGGCGTGTCGCTGATGCCGCTGCTGCGCGGAGAGCCCTTCCTGCCCTCGCCGCTGTACGCCGAGACGGGCTTCACCCACGTGAGCCCGGAGGTGTTCGATGCGGGCCACTGGCCGGGCGCCCCTCGGAGCTTCGACACCTACCGCATCCGCCCGGATGGCGTGGTGGAGGTGGAGGGCGCCGCGCACGAGGCCATGGTGCGCGAGAAGGATCGCGGCGCCTTCGACGGGCAGCGGTGGCTGGTGGATCGCCCCCGGGCCGATGGCACTGTCCAGCGCGCCTGCTCCGGCGAGTGCGAGCAGACCGCCGTGTTGTCTTCCTGGCTGGACGCTGTGCTGACGCGCGCCCCCTGA
- a CDS encoding PaaI family thioesterase, with the protein MSTTNTQSLQERYAPHNACFGCGPANEKGLRIRSLLEGELVVAEWTPAEHHQAVPGVLNGGIIGSLLDCHCNWTAAYHLMKQSGQESPPCTVTADYSIQLKRPTPMGLVRLEARPVELKEDRAVIEGKLTAGGKVTALCRGTFVAVKPGHPAYHRW; encoded by the coding sequence ATGTCGACGACGAACACCCAGAGCCTTCAAGAGCGCTACGCCCCCCACAACGCCTGCTTCGGCTGCGGCCCCGCCAACGAGAAGGGCCTGCGCATCCGCAGCCTGCTGGAGGGAGAGCTCGTGGTCGCCGAGTGGACGCCCGCCGAGCACCACCAGGCCGTCCCCGGAGTGCTCAACGGGGGAATCATCGGCTCGCTGCTGGACTGTCACTGCAACTGGACGGCGGCCTACCACCTGATGAAGCAGAGCGGCCAGGAGTCGCCGCCGTGCACGGTGACGGCCGACTACAGCATCCAGCTCAAGCGCCCCACGCCCATGGGCCTGGTGCGCCTGGAGGCCCGGCCCGTGGAGCTGAAGGAGGACCGGGCCGTCATCGAAGGCAAGCTCACGGCGGGCGGCAAGGTGACCGCCCTGTGCCGGGGCACCTTCGTGGCCGTGAAGCCGGGCCACCCCGCCTACCACCGCTGGTAG